CGAGCAGCAGCGCGCGCGGGTGGCGCTCCCGTCGCGGATCATGGTCGAGGGCAGGCACGACGCCGAGCTCGTCGAGAAGGTCTGGGGCGCCGACCTCCGCGTCGAGGGCGTCGTGGTCGAGTACCTGGAGGGCGTCGACAACCTCGCCGAGGTGCTCGACGAGTTCCGGCCCTCGCGCGACCGTCGTGTCGGCGTGCTCGTCGACCACCTCGTCCCCGGGTCGAAGGAGTCCCGTTTCGCCGACGCCGTGATGCGCGGGAAGTGGGGCGCGCACGTCCTGGTCGTCGGGCACCCGTTCGTGGACGTCTGGCAGTCGGTGAAGCCGTCGCGGCTCGGGCTGACCGAGTGGCCGACGATCCCGCGCTCGATCGAGTGGAAGAAGGGGATCCTGCAGCACCTCGGCTGGCCTGCGGACGAGCAGGCCGACGTCGCCCGTGCCTGGCAGCGGATCCTCGGGCAGGTGCGGACCTTCGCCGACCTGGAGCCGCAGTTGCTCGGACGCGTCGAGGAGCTCATCGACTTCGTCACCGAGCCGAAGGCCTGACCCACCCGGCCACCCGCGCGCTCCCGATGCGGGGCGGGCGCACCACGTGCCTCCCGGCGGTTGCGGCCTGTCCGCCTGCCCGCCTCGCCCACGCGATCGGGCGGGATCCGAGGGTCGCGTCCGGCTGAGCCATCCGTTTCCGCCCAATCGCCGGGGGGGCGCTCCCGCGTCGGACGCGCGTGCGCGAGCGGGCGGAATCCGCGGCCCGCGCCCGGACAGGTGGTCCGTTTCCGCCCGCTCGCCGGGTCGGGCGCTGTCGGGCCGGTCCGCGCGTGCGCGAGGGGGCGGATTCCGCGGCGGGCGTCCACAAGCGTGGTCCGTTCCCGCCCGCTCGCCAAGGCGGGTGCCGGGCCGGGGGCGGGTGCTGCCGGGCCGGGGCGGGTGCGCGAGCGGGCGGAATCGGCGGCCGGGACGCGGACGTGTGGTCCGTTTCCGCCCGCTCGCGCGCGGTCCCGGGGTGAACGGCGTGTCGCGGCCTACTGTTGAGGGATGGACGGCATCGACGGGCGTGTACGCGGCGCCGTCGACGTGTGGCTCCGCTGGCTGCCGCGGTGGCAGATCGGCACAGCACGGCCGAGGACCCGGATCTGCCGGAAGTGCACCGGGTCCCCGATCGCGAGTGCGGCGGGCTTCGGGCCGGACGTCCCGCACGCCGTGCAGCACGCACTGATCGGGCGGATCTCGACGATCATCGAGGACGCCGTGGACGACTACACCGCGAAGAACCTCCCGCTGCTGCAGCGCGAGCTCGAACGGGCCGCGGCACGGAAGCGGCACGCGGGGTACCAGCCGACCGAGGGACTGTCGCCCGAGTTCCAGGGACTGGACGTCGATCCGGAGCCCTCGGCGGGGGAGCCGTTCCTGTTCACCCTCGGCGAGCTGACCGGCACGGGCGCGGCGGAGCAGGCCCCGCGCGAACCCCTGTCCGAGGAGGCGAAGGCCGCGCTCCGGCACGAGATCGCGCTGTCCGACGAGTGCGCCCGCGCGACCGGGACGGCGGTGTGCCTGGCGCTCGTGGAGCACCGGCCGCGGATCGCCGAGGCCGTCGAGCGCCTGGTGGAACCGCAGATCGCGGCGCTCGTGTCGGACATGTTCCGCGGGTTCGACGGCCCGGAGGCCACTCGCGACGGCCTGTTCTGAGCAGGGAGCACCAGCGCGGCGATCGTCAGGACACCGCGCGGAGCGTCCGACCCGGGATGACGGTGCCGCGGAGCGATCGGTGCTCGACCGGACGGGACGGGTCGTCGATGCGGCCGACGACGAGGTCGATGGCCTCGCGGCCGATCCGCTCGATGGGCTGCTCGAGGGTCGTGAAGCCGATCCAGTCGTTCGCCAGCGGGAAGACCCCGTCGAAGCCGGTCACCGAGAGGTCCTCCGGCACACGGATCCCGCGGCGGGACAGGGCGTCGCAGAGCTCGAGCATCAGTCGGTCGGTCGGGCACATCACGGCCGTTGCCCCGGACTCGCGCACGGCGTCCTGGACGTCCGCAGCGAGGTCGGACACCGGTCGGACGAAGCTCGCGTCGAGGTCGACCGCGCGCACCCCGTGCTCCCGGAGCCGCTCGACCATCGCGCGGGTGCGGGCGTGCTGGGTCAGGGCGTCGCCGACCGGGACGGTGAGCACGACCGCGGTCCGGTGACCCGCGGCGACGACGGCGTCCGCGATCGTCGCGCCGCCGTGCGTCTCGTCGCAGTACACGCTCGACAGGGCCGGGTGCAGCTCGGGTCGACCGGCGACGACGGTCGCGATGCGGGGCGCGAACTCGGCGATCTCCGCCGCGGGCATGAGGCCGCTGCAGACCACGAGTCCGTCGACGCGCATCGACACCAGGGCGGCGAGCGCCGACTTCTCGTCCTGCACGCGTCCGACCCCGGTGGTGGTCACGACGCGGTAGCCGAGCTCGGAGGCCCGCCGCTCCATCACGGCGTGCAGCGCGGTGTAGACCATCGACGAGGCGTCACGGACGAGCATCCCGATGGTGTGCGTGCGGCCACTGACGAGCCCCCGCGCCATGGCGTTCGCGACGTACCCGAGCTCGGCCGCGGCGCGTTCGACGCGCTCGCGGGTCTCGTCGGAGAACCGACCGGTTCCGGACAGGACCCGGGACACCGCGGACTTCGAGACGCCCGCGCGGGCCGCCACGTCGAGGATCGTCGGCTGCGCGCCGCGCCCCCGGGGTCGCCGGTCGCCGTCGGCCTCGCCGCTCACCTGCCCGCCGCGGGGTGCCGGGTCCGGCGCGAGCGACGCGCGCCGGTGACCGCGGCCACGACGGCGCGCCATCCGACCACGAACACGGCGAGGACGATCGTCGCCACGATCACGAACGACAGCGGCAGGGGGTCGCCGGAGACGTCCCCCTGACCGGTCAGCACGCGGAGCAGCAGCCCGACGACGACCGTGGCCACCCAGACGACCACGCCCGTGGGCCACACCCGCATCGGCGCACGCCAGGCCCGGACGACGAGGAAGCCGACGAGCCACCCGGCGAGGAACGGGTACGCGGTCGTCCAGACGCCGGCGGCCGAGGTGGTCTCGCCGTGTGACGAACGCCCGATGGTCGCGAACGCGACGACCAGGACGACGTCGACGACCGCAGCGGTCCAGGTACGGGTGCGTGCGTGCATGCCGTCATCATCGCAGGCTGCGCAGCGGACCGGAGCCTGAACGTCCCGGTACGTCGAGTTCACCCGGTGGCGACGTCTCCGGCACCCGTCGTTCACCCGGGGTCGCCACACTCGACCACCGTGCGGGAACGTTCCCGCACCGCGCGTCACCGCACCGCACCGCACCCCAGACCCACCCGCGTCCCACGCGCCCCACCCCACCGCACCTCCAGACCCCACGAACCAGGAGACCCCCGACGTGAAGACACGAGCCGTGCACCCCCGGTCCCTCGCCGGCATCGCGATCGCCGCCACCGCAGCCGTCGCCCTGTCCGGCTGCGTCCAGAGCGCGAACGCCTCGAGCGCGGGCGACGACGCGAGCAACGGCACCACGAACCTCACCGTGTTCATCAGCGGCGACACCAACGTCCAGGCGCTCTGGGACGGGTCGCTCATCCCCGCGTTCGAGAAGGCCCACCCGAACGTCCACGTCTCGACGAGCATCGACCTGCACGGGCAGCACGACGCCCAGACCCAGGCCAACCTGACCACCGCGGTCAAGGCGGACAAGACCGTCGCGTACGACCTGGTCGACGCCGGCTGGGTCTCCACCGTCGGCAAGGCCGGGCTGCTGTCCACGGTCAGCGCCAGCGCGATCCCGAACCTGAAGAACGTCCCCGAGGCGACGAAGCGCCAGGGTGGCGACGCCGCGATCCCGTACCGGGCGTCGAGTGTCCTGCTCGCCTACGACACGAAGAAGGTCACCGACCCGCCGAAGACGCTCGACGACCTGCTGGCGTGGATCAAGCAGCACCCGGGCGAGTTCGCGTACAACTCCCCGGCGTCGGGCGGCTCGGGCGGCGCGTTCGTCATGACGGTGCTCGCGAAGTACCTGTCGGGGTCGGAGCAGGCGTCGATGCAGACCTCGTACGACAAGTCGCTCGAGTCGAAGTGGGACGAGGGATTCCAGACCCTCAAGGACCTGGGCCCGTCGATGTACCAGAAGGGCGTGTACCCGAACGGCAACGACCAGGTCCTGCAGCTCCTCGGCTCCGGGCAGATCGCCATGGCCCCGGTCTGGAGCGACCAGTTCATCACCGCGCAGAAGGCCGGCACGATCGGCAAGGACGTCGCCTTCACGCAGATCTCCGACCCGTCGTTCACCGGGAGCGCGAGCTTCCTCGGCATCCCGAAGACCGAGCCGGAGGCGAAGAAGCAGGCCGCGGAGGAACTCGCCGACTTCGTCCTGTCGTCGAAGGGGCAGCAGCTCGTCGCGAGCGCCGTCTCCGGCTACCCGGTGGTCCCGCTCGACTCGCTCCCGAAGTCGGTCGCCCAGCAGTTCGCCGACGCCGACCCGTCGACCCTCCGCCTCGGCTTCCAGAGCCAGTTCGCCGCCGACATGAACGCGGCGTGGGACGCGAAGGTCCCGCAGTGACGCAGGTGACCGACCGGGAGGCCCGTGGCGACTCCGCCACGGGCCTCCCGCCCGCCCCGTCGCCGGCTCCGTCGCCGGCACTGACCGGCCGCACCGGTCCGTCTCGGCCCTCGCGCCCGCAGCCCGGTCCGTCGCCGGAGGAGCGCCGCCGTCGGCGCCGCGCCGCCGGGACCGGGCTCGCGCTCGTCGCCGCCCCGGTGCTCGTCGTCGTGCTCTTCGTCGGCGTCCCCGTGGTGAACGCCGGACTGTTCTCGCTCGGCTCCACCGGCGGCCTCAACCAGGCGCTCGCCGACATCGGGCAGGACACCGTGCACGGGTTCTCGTTCGCGGTGTACGGCGCGCTGCTCGGCGACCCCGTCTTCCGCCGCGACCTGGTGGCGACGCTCGGCGTGACCGCGCTGTCGACCGGCCTGACGGTCGCGCTCGCGGTCGTCGTCGCGGTCGTGCTCCGGCTCCGCGGCGGTGTGGTCGGGTCGACCCTCAGCGTCCTGGCGGTCGTGCCGATCTTCGTGCCGGTCGTCATCGCGAGCTGGTCGGTGCTGACCTTCACGGACGGCCAGGGGTTCGTCAGGAGCCTCGGCGCGCAGGTCGGCCTCGACCTGCCCGTGTGGGGATACACGCTGGTGGCGGTCGTCTTCGGCAGCGTCTGGACGAGCCTGCCGTTCGCGGTGCTCATGATCGCGGGTGCGCTGCAGGGCGTGCCCGACGCGCTCGTGGACGCGGCCCGGGACGCCGGCGCGGGGACGTGGCGGGTGGTCTGGCGGGTGCTCCTGCCGATGGCCGCGACCCCGCTCGTGATCGCGACGACCTTCACCGTGATCGGGGTCCTCGGGTCGTTCACGGTGCCGTACTTCACCGGCCCGAACGCCCCGTCGATGCTCGGCGTCGACATCGCGAAGTACTTCCAGGCCTACAACCGCCCGCAGCAGTCCACCGCGATGGCGTTCGTCGTGTTCGCCTTCGCCGCCGCGGCGAGCGTCTTCTACATCCGCTCCACCGTGCGGGCGAACGCACGGGAGCTCGCGACGAAGGGAACGGCACGATGACGCAGCACGGCGGGACGATCCGGCGCGCCACGGGGACCGCGCTCGTGTGGGCCACCGCGGCCGTGCTGGCGGTGTTCATCGCCGGCCCGCTCCTGTGGCTCGCGGCCCGCGCGTTCGCGACGAGCTGGACGTACCCGAACCTGCTGCCGGACGGGTGGACGCTGCACTGGTGGACCACCGTGTTCGACGACCCTGGGCTCGGCGTCGCGGTGCAGAACTCGCTCGTGCTCGCCCCGCTCACGGTGGCCATCGCGGCCGTGGTGTGCCTGCCGGCGGCGTGGGCGATCAGCCGGATCGACTTCCCGGGGCGTCGGGTGGTGCTCGTCGGGCTGTTCGCGACGAACGCGTTCCCGAAGATGGGCCTGTTCGTGACGATGTCCGCGATGTTCACCGCGCTCGACCTGATGAACACCGTCGCGGGGATCCTCATCGTGCACGTCCTCGGCTGCGTGGTGTTCATGACCTGGCTGCCCGCCGCCGCGTTCTCCGCCGTCCCGCGCTCCCTCGAGGAGGCCGCGCGTGACGCCGGCGCCGGTCGCTGGCGCACGTTCCTGACGGTCACGCTGCCGATCGCGTGGCCGGGGATCCTGGTCGCCGTCGTGATGTCGTTCCTCGCCTCGTTCGACGAGGCCCAGGGCACGTACCTCGTCGGCGCCCCGACCTACATGACCATGCCGACCGAGATGTACTCGCTCGTCCTGAACTCCCCGCGACAGGTCTCGGCGGTGTTCGCGATCGCGCTGAGCATCCCCTCCGTCCTGCTCATGACCCTGGCGCGGAAGCACATCATGGGCGGCCGTCTGGCGGACGGCTTCCAGATCCGATGACCGACACGACCACCCAGAAGGGCGACCAGATGACGGACGCACCCTTGCTCACGGACCGCGCCACGCGCCTCCCGGC
The Curtobacterium citreum genome window above contains:
- a CDS encoding DUF3097 domain-containing protein; this translates as MDDDRYGSDVLSGDWRSQGVKKVRQVPLERDMVLEDPDSGWAGAVVGLEAGNVSLEDWKGRTRAFPFTGQFLLEGELVTLGRPQAPVGRSGGARPAAGPTGGAAVPAGRIGAAPAVRHASDGGRLRTASGSFAVEQQRARVALPSRIMVEGRHDAELVEKVWGADLRVEGVVVEYLEGVDNLAEVLDEFRPSRDRRVGVLVDHLVPGSKESRFADAVMRGKWGAHVLVVGHPFVDVWQSVKPSRLGLTEWPTIPRSIEWKKGILQHLGWPADEQADVARAWQRILGQVRTFADLEPQLLGRVEELIDFVTEPKA
- a CDS encoding spermidine/putrescine ABC transporter substrate-binding protein, with product MDGIDGRVRGAVDVWLRWLPRWQIGTARPRTRICRKCTGSPIASAAGFGPDVPHAVQHALIGRISTIIEDAVDDYTAKNLPLLQRELERAAARKRHAGYQPTEGLSPEFQGLDVDPEPSAGEPFLFTLGELTGTGAAEQAPREPLSEEAKAALRHEIALSDECARATGTAVCLALVEHRPRIAEAVERLVEPQIAALVSDMFRGFDGPEATRDGLF
- a CDS encoding LacI family DNA-binding transcriptional regulator — encoded protein: MARRRGRGHRRASLAPDPAPRGGQVSGEADGDRRPRGRGAQPTILDVAARAGVSKSAVSRVLSGTGRFSDETRERVERAAAELGYVANAMARGLVSGRTHTIGMLVRDASSMVYTALHAVMERRASELGYRVVTTTGVGRVQDEKSALAALVSMRVDGLVVCSGLMPAAEIAEFAPRIATVVAGRPELHPALSSVYCDETHGGATIADAVVAAGHRTAVVLTVPVGDALTQHARTRAMVERLREHGVRAVDLDASFVRPVSDLAADVQDAVRESGATAVMCPTDRLMLELCDALSRRGIRVPEDLSVTGFDGVFPLANDWIGFTTLEQPIERIGREAIDLVVGRIDDPSRPVEHRSLRGTVIPGRTLRAVS
- a CDS encoding DUF3054 domain-containing protein — encoded protein: MHARTRTWTAAVVDVVLVVAFATIGRSSHGETTSAAGVWTTAYPFLAGWLVGFLVVRAWRAPMRVWPTGVVVWVATVVVGLLLRVLTGQGDVSGDPLPLSFVIVATIVLAVFVVGWRAVVAAVTGARRSRRTRHPAAGR
- a CDS encoding extracellular solute-binding protein, whose translation is MKTRAVHPRSLAGIAIAATAAVALSGCVQSANASSAGDDASNGTTNLTVFISGDTNVQALWDGSLIPAFEKAHPNVHVSTSIDLHGQHDAQTQANLTTAVKADKTVAYDLVDAGWVSTVGKAGLLSTVSASAIPNLKNVPEATKRQGGDAAIPYRASSVLLAYDTKKVTDPPKTLDDLLAWIKQHPGEFAYNSPASGGSGGAFVMTVLAKYLSGSEQASMQTSYDKSLESKWDEGFQTLKDLGPSMYQKGVYPNGNDQVLQLLGSGQIAMAPVWSDQFITAQKAGTIGKDVAFTQISDPSFTGSASFLGIPKTEPEAKKQAAEELADFVLSSKGQQLVASAVSGYPVVPLDSLPKSVAQQFADADPSTLRLGFQSQFAADMNAAWDAKVPQ
- a CDS encoding ABC transporter permease; amino-acid sequence: MTQVTDREARGDSATGLPPAPSPAPSPALTGRTGPSRPSRPQPGPSPEERRRRRRAAGTGLALVAAPVLVVVLFVGVPVVNAGLFSLGSTGGLNQALADIGQDTVHGFSFAVYGALLGDPVFRRDLVATLGVTALSTGLTVALAVVVAVVLRLRGGVVGSTLSVLAVVPIFVPVVIASWSVLTFTDGQGFVRSLGAQVGLDLPVWGYTLVAVVFGSVWTSLPFAVLMIAGALQGVPDALVDAARDAGAGTWRVVWRVLLPMAATPLVIATTFTVIGVLGSFTVPYFTGPNAPSMLGVDIAKYFQAYNRPQQSTAMAFVVFAFAAAASVFYIRSTVRANARELATKGTAR
- a CDS encoding ABC transporter permease, yielding MTQHGGTIRRATGTALVWATAAVLAVFIAGPLLWLAARAFATSWTYPNLLPDGWTLHWWTTVFDDPGLGVAVQNSLVLAPLTVAIAAVVCLPAAWAISRIDFPGRRVVLVGLFATNAFPKMGLFVTMSAMFTALDLMNTVAGILIVHVLGCVVFMTWLPAAAFSAVPRSLEEAARDAGAGRWRTFLTVTLPIAWPGILVAVVMSFLASFDEAQGTYLVGAPTYMTMPTEMYSLVLNSPRQVSAVFAIALSIPSVLLMTLARKHIMGGRLADGFQIR